From Miscanthus floridulus cultivar M001 chromosome 15, ASM1932011v1, whole genome shotgun sequence, the proteins below share one genomic window:
- the LOC136507608 gene encoding uncharacterized protein translates to MDHDYGNQQGGGFGNQQSGGFRNEQGGDDASGASNDSEACEGDADDGDNLDEMLGAFGPEILEKSKRGLENLERPIREEQVAPRAGDAQVDKDVPKWEAQNKISIKIKPSYMGINDVSSVHKWMAHDQFKPKNQVKEFRAPASEEGTTSKLHKGFNKYPAVDNLKWSNDCSDKYEKGKNFLPNQVIQCLPRGMRKFHDWYLRAQITELEILQAWIPVGTFGAPGGQIAVEFKDIQACFHLGRMEMNLIRIWCLMQMDFVKKRPALKHGYIDPSPIASTNFNYPKEWKLDCKELGAGKTLKEKEDIRNKKILEESLKVAAYIALCFKNLQQHDNIWIPYHFNDHWICIGVWLSHSMAWVFDSADFPVETYKDFIAIVQCGILTSCIC, encoded by the exons atggatcatgactatggcaatcaacaaggtggcGGCTTTGGCAATCAACAAAGTGGTGGCTTtcgcaatgaacaaggtggtgatgatgctaGTGGTGCCAGCAATGATAGCGAAGCATGTGAGGGAGATGCAGATGATGGTGACAACTTGGATgaaatgcttggggcctttggaccagaaatattagaaaagagcaagagaggtctagaaaatcttgagagg ccgatacgtgaagaacaagtggcccctagagcaggtgatgcacaagttgacaaggacgtGCCCAAATGGGAAGCTCAAAACAAAATCTCAATCAAGATAAAGCCATCGTATATGGGCATTaatgacgtctcgtcggtgcacaagtggatggcccatgaccagttcaagcctaagaaccaagtaaaagaattcagagcaccagcttctgaggagggcaccactagcaaactgcacaaagggtttaacaagtatccagctgttgataacctcaaatggtcaaatgattgctcggataaatatgaaaaaggcaagaacttcctaccaaaccaagtcatacagtgcttgccacgtggaatgagaaagttccacgattggtacttgcgtgctcagataacagaactagaaatcttacaagcatggatccctgtcggcacatttggagccccaggtgggcaaattgccgttgagtttaaggatatccaggcatgcttccacctcggacgaatggaaatgaatctaattcgcatatggtgcct aatgcaaatgGACTTTGTAAAAAAGAGGCCAGCTCTGAaacacgggtatatagacccttcacctatagcatcaacaaattttaattaccctaaagagtggaaactagattgcaaagaactaggagctggaaagacacttaaggagaaagaggacattaggaacaagaaaatattggaagagtccctcaaggttgcggcatacattgccctatgttttaaaaatctccaacaacacgataatatatggataccataccacttcaa cgatcactggatttgcataggcgtctggctctcacatagcatggcatgggtctttgattcagcggatttcccagtcgagacatacaaagacttcatagcgatt gttcaatgtgggatactaacaagttgcatttgctaa